The bacterium genome includes a window with the following:
- the hpnE gene encoding hydroxysqualene dehydroxylase HpnE: MKKEVLIIGGGFAGLAAGVELANGGHHVTLIERRGHLGGRAYSFKDPASGAVLDNGQHILMGCYRDTLRFLETIGTRGNVDFQRSLAVDFAAPGIAPSRFRSLPLPSPLHLLSGFWLFRRFSLRDKLAVLKMRRGMANGTEGLDGKSVTRWLKDLGQTDALIERFWDPLTLAALNDRPEVSSAALFHAVLKDALFSGRAGSRIGVPKVGLSELYTEAARDFIERKGGHFLLKSPVAKLHFRGREFSEVELEGGRRVSAEALLVTVPFTALRRILPESLLYEDRFFAPLSKLTASPIVAVNLWYDRPIIARPFVGLWGTRVHWIFRKKDAFGGQPYLSLVISGARDELQIPGPALIEAAVAELQSVFPQARDARLLRATVSKEPEATMAPAVGVEKHRLPQKTPYKNLYLAGDWTATGLPATIESAVRSAKKAVELIVDSS; encoded by the coding sequence GTGAAAAAAGAGGTTCTCATCATCGGAGGCGGATTCGCGGGTCTCGCGGCGGGGGTGGAGCTCGCCAACGGCGGGCACCACGTCACGCTGATCGAGCGCCGCGGCCATCTGGGCGGCCGGGCTTATTCCTTCAAGGACCCGGCTTCGGGCGCCGTCCTCGACAACGGTCAGCACATCCTCATGGGCTGCTACCGGGACACGCTCCGATTCCTGGAGACGATCGGGACGCGCGGCAACGTGGATTTTCAGCGGAGCCTCGCCGTGGACTTCGCGGCGCCCGGGATCGCGCCGTCCCGTTTCCGCTCCCTGCCGCTTCCGAGCCCCTTGCATCTCTTGAGCGGATTTTGGCTCTTCCGTCGGTTTTCTCTCCGGGACAAGCTGGCCGTCCTCAAGATGAGGCGGGGGATGGCGAACGGGACCGAAGGCCTCGACGGCAAGAGCGTGACTCGATGGTTGAAGGACCTGGGACAGACCGACGCCCTGATCGAGCGTTTTTGGGACCCGCTGACGCTCGCGGCCCTCAACGACCGCCCGGAGGTCTCCTCGGCGGCCCTTTTTCACGCCGTTCTCAAGGACGCCTTGTTCTCGGGCCGGGCCGGGTCCCGGATCGGCGTGCCCAAGGTGGGGCTTTCCGAACTTTACACGGAGGCCGCGCGCGACTTCATCGAACGCAAGGGAGGGCATTTTCTGCTCAAGTCTCCGGTGGCCAAGCTCCACTTCCGGGGACGGGAATTTTCGGAAGTCGAGCTCGAGGGGGGGCGCCGCGTCAGCGCCGAGGCCTTGCTCGTGACCGTGCCCTTTACGGCCCTCCGCAGGATACTGCCCGAATCGCTCCTGTACGAAGACCGCTTTTTCGCGCCGCTCTCGAAGCTGACGGCCTCGCCCATCGTGGCGGTGAACCTGTGGTACGACCGTCCGATCATCGCGCGGCCGTTCGTGGGGCTCTGGGGCACGCGCGTCCATTGGATTTTTAGGAAAAAAGACGCCTTCGGAGGGCAGCCGTACCTCTCGCTCGTCATCAGCGGGGCGCGGGACGAGCTCCAGATTCCGGGCCCGGCGCTCATCGAAGCCGCCGTCGCGGAGCTGCAGAGCGTGTTTCCCCAGGCGCGGGACGCGAGGCTCCTGAGGGCGACCGTCTCCAAGGAACCGGAGGCGACGATGGCGCCCGCCGTCGGCGTGGAGAAACACCGTCTGCCCCAGAAGACGCCGTACAAGAATCTCTACCTCGCCGGCGATTGGACGGCGACGGGGCTTCCCGCGACGATCGAGAGCGCGGTCCGATCCGCAAAGAAGGCTGTTGAACTGATTGTGGACTCAAGCTAA
- the hpnD gene encoding presqualene diphosphate synthase HpnD, with protein sequence MTDGFSYSSRIARESGSNFYWSFFFLPRAKKNAIFVIYAFSRLVDDAVDESADEQTARREIALWRRRLAACYGEGAVSDPALAHPVLPELKATVEGFSIPRSYLDDLVTGMEMDLDKKRYATFGELETYCYHVAGTIGLLCNHLFGYPDDEAARRYAVLLGKAFQLTNIIRDVGKDAKLGRVYLPREELERFGVAESDLLEGRVAEPFRRLMDFEAERASDYFEQAFAALPGEKRRKIVPAQMMAAFYRALLNKTRAERYPVFEKKVSLRAPEKILLAAKTLVSAL encoded by the coding sequence ATGACCGACGGTTTCTCCTACAGTTCTAGGATCGCCCGGGAGAGCGGGTCGAACTTCTACTGGTCCTTCTTTTTCCTGCCCCGGGCGAAGAAGAACGCCATTTTCGTCATTTACGCCTTCAGCCGCCTGGTCGACGACGCGGTGGACGAGTCCGCCGACGAGCAGACGGCCCGGAGGGAGATCGCCCTGTGGCGCCGGCGGCTGGCGGCCTGTTACGGGGAGGGGGCTGTGTCCGATCCGGCCCTCGCCCATCCCGTGCTCCCGGAACTCAAGGCCACGGTGGAGGGTTTCTCGATTCCGCGGTCCTATTTGGACGACCTCGTGACGGGCATGGAGATGGATCTGGACAAGAAGCGTTACGCGACCTTCGGCGAGCTCGAGACGTATTGCTACCATGTCGCGGGCACGATCGGACTCCTCTGCAATCACCTGTTCGGCTACCCGGACGACGAGGCGGCGCGCCGTTACGCGGTCCTCCTGGGCAAGGCGTTTCAGCTCACCAACATCATCCGGGACGTCGGAAAGGACGCCAAGCTCGGACGTGTCTACCTGCCTCGCGAGGAGCTCGAGCGCTTCGGGGTCGCGGAGAGTGACCTTCTCGAGGGACGGGTCGCCGAGCCGTTCCGGCGGCTCATGGATTTCGAGGCCGAGCGCGCCTCGGACTATTTCGAACAGGCCTTCGCGGCGCTTCCCGGGGAGAAACGCCGCAAGATCGTCCCGGCCCAGATGATGGCCGCCTTCTACCGGGCCCTCCTGAACAAGACCCGCGCCGAGCGTTATCCGGTGTTCGAGAAGAAGGTCTCGCTCCGCGCGCCGGAGAAGATCCTCCTGGCGGCCAAGACCCTGGTGAGCGCGCTGTGA